GAGACGGTACTTAGAGAAAAAGACTCTGCAATGATACATTTTCATTCTAGCTTGAGCCCAAGCTAAACTCAAGCTGTGGAAAATATACGAACTGAATGAATATGGTGAGTATgaattctttcaataaatttgaattcaaacaaTGTAATCCATTTGTGTTAGTCATATTCACGAACTTCGGATTATATTTGTAAGCTTGATTCCAATTTGGCTTTTTCTAAGAGCAATaaagaatttattgtttcagAATCTCATGTCGTGGGATATACAGTTCAAACGAATAGAGAATTGTAAAAATCGTGGAACTGGGGATATTGACTTGGATCTTCGCTTGAAAAGGATTTCAAGGACAAGGGTGAACATGGAAGGAAATATCACTTTCAAGGTtgattttgatgataatatgaaGGTGAGGCGAATGAATGCGACATTTCACTTGATGCATTGCATGTATTTGCAAAGTTGACATttcacaaaccactctcggtctcagtcagcaccgtatcgcgcatgcgttagtaacggttttttcccggtccattcagtcagttctttgaatgtaacgttctctGTGATGATGGCTACCGGACACTGAAActccaatcgtcattctatttgatgatgatattattatccactgatgatttatcattgaattcaatataaaaatcaatatattatcattttattaagtaaaagaaagagtacttttgaaaaatataaaattaataaaatataacggttgttatttaactgatgttaaaaaacactaaaactaagtcagcatattgtgatttcaaagcaaaaatcTAACCCCCTAACCgccccttttacatttaaaacatcaataaacataacttttGGTGAAAACATCTAATCCcctccagcatattgcaatttcaaagcaaaatcctaaccccctgaCCTATCTtcccacctttgaaatatcaaaaagcataattctacctggaccctagccctttctagcatattgcaatttcaaagcaaaaacctaacctaaccctatggaacattatcaaatataaccCAAAAAAAtctaacccctaacccttttacatttgataatttagatttcaaagcaaaatcctaaccccctaacctatactttcacctttgaaacatcaaaaaacataactctacctagaccctagccccttctagcagaatattgcaatttcaaaggtaaaactcaacctatcctaataaaaaattattaaatataacctaaataaaacctaacccttaCCCTtccacatttaatactttagatttatttgtCATCTTCAGAACAAAccataaacatgtggttcatttcatgaacatgttcacaaacatgtggttcaaagcaaaatcccaaccccctaacttatcctttcacatttgaaacatcaaaaaacataactctaactggaccctagccccttgaTGCGCAAGTTGAATCTTGCCCACACGCAATCAGCTGATATAGTGAGGGCCatgttgtaatggcagtgtaggaagaaatgagaaaagggttgccagatctcagcctttcGACCAAAACAGCTTATACTGGTATAtgtgatgaatttaactgtttattacttttgaaaatagttaatcatattttatttgtcaaatatatttctttaagatgtgataatgaattttcatgattgagatgaaatattttgtcaattagttgaatttttacattgttgataaacgatgcgGCAACATcacaatgcgtgaaagagatagcgccatctgctttgttgaatgatagacaaggatagcaataccattgcaaatcataCACTACCAttgaaacgtggacctcactatagatactcgaagaatacttttgaataactatgtgataactgtgactgttgctggccgctactctgtttctgagacaaagagaaacTGCTGACATTTCAGCTATTCAAGGGCGTACAACACTACAACGGAACTGTATCATTGAATTCCAAAATATGATCCATCCATTAGAAATATGGAATAAAGATTGCAGGAAGATTGAGATGGCCTTTGCTCAAAGCTACTTTAATCCCTACTTTAGATAAGAAGATGATAAGCTTCTTCGAACTTATAAAAAAGTTAGAAGCTATTGAACGAAGAGAAAGTTGAAGGTATTTTATGGTCCTGTTCCGATTCGCAGACGATTTGGAGTTAAAAATAAggagtatattatttattctcactTGAATATAGGAATTAAAACCGAAGTCCACAATATCCCAGTTGAGATGTTGATATCAATGAGGAATCTCCAACATATATGTGACAATTAATATATTCGTTCAGAAGGAAGCCATCTAAAGAATTGAGTAGAGAGATGAATGTCtagtttttaaatattaaagATCAGTCTTGGATTGTTCCGATTCTCAGACGATTCCGTGTTACAAGTAAGGAGAATAATTCATTCTCACTTGAATATAGGAATTAAAACAGAAATCCACAATATCCCAGTTGAGATGTTGTTATCAATGAGGAATCTCCAGTTGAGATGTGACAAATATATTCGTTCAGAAGGAAGCCATCTAAAGAATTGAGCAGAGAGATGAATGTCTagttttgaaatattcatcataataaataacattattgtCCCCCCTTCActtatgttttatgtttttttcacatttttgcTATTCTGGGTCATCTTGTATCTATTCTTAGGATTGTCCCAGGATTTACTAATATATAAGCCGGGGGGCTCGAAAATCTATCATgttttggaaaataatataaatttaattagaatatattatttattgcaatTCAGGGTGTTTTCGATCTGAGTAGCTGGGGAAACGGTGGCTGGAGGAGTAACGCCTACAGAGTGACTGTGGATAACCCATGCTCCACAAACTCTGTGTTTGCCGCATTCTTCAATAAAGTGCGCAAATTAGCTGGTATGCCCGAAACATGTC
The genomic region above belongs to Nilaparvata lugens isolate BPH chromosome 5, ASM1435652v1, whole genome shotgun sequence and contains:
- the LOC120351437 gene encoding uncharacterized protein LOC120351437, with the translated sequence MNMNLMSWDIQFKRIENCKNRGTGDIDLDLRLKRISRTRVNMEGNITFKVDFDDNMKGVFDLSSWGNGGWRSNAYRVTVDNPCSTNSVFAAFFNKVRKLAGMPETCPIPAGRYELKDFDTQIVNNITLPFYIIPTTWKITLSYYHRSNNKRLGCKSFIAESRVKSIKKMND